In one window of Osmia lignaria lignaria isolate PbOS001 chromosome 11, iyOsmLign1, whole genome shotgun sequence DNA:
- the LOC117610415 gene encoding uncharacterized protein LOC117610415 codes for MGKTPKKAAPGGDERNLNNWRVKATTDSSETSLPKRQRESEISNRSKLSTVQKKIPPGQRKNFKSVASKSEENQSTKQKSKLPGPSKEKKLTVPGKSVELKVPKTMQPESEETEAKLNPTIETENEKKEDSVDNQESAKECIDHAPSKEQEPVSKEKEEDSTDKETIVEKEQTVCVNANNVDKSKEVEDADESDLKLSLEVEDTLKVQEDKPNDKDVKDEHTEECSPPSKNDAIDKEDLQSESQTDTESYSVLESTTSEVSEVSEIASQNDPEKEKREKIVKDTTKDTTKDLTKDTSFVSYDPSIMLKDVQIKLNDCLKENSKLFDTSTIEHSSPSQPSKESFGKTLRSISGRRSLNRMRFVTMREHRYSPNDSLFVNTSTASMPTDDTSDFKILRYSTGLSDVLSTTNGSPTERKRKHDTEDWNTMKKQRTESEQSLLHTSIDLLKGLRRPIQVSTPVSELKFQSGKLNLGNEQESKQANEATKKWCAIM; via the exons ATGGGTAAGACGCCAAAGAAGGCGGCCCCTGGGGGCGATGAGAGGAATTTGAACAATTGGAGAGTCAAGGCAACGACCGATTCTTCTGAAACTAGCTTGCCCAAGAGACAGCGCGAATCCGAGATTTCGAACAG ATCTAAATTGAGTACTGTACAGAAAAAAATACCTCCTGGACAAAGAAAAAACTTCAAA AGTGTAGCATCAAAATCTGAGGAGAATCAGTCTACAAAACAGAAAAGCAAACTGCCTGGCCCATCcaaagaaaagaaactaactgTTCCTGGTAAAAGCGTGGAATTGAAGGTCCCAAAAACCATGCAACCAGAATCAGAGGAAACAGAGGCAAAGCTTAATCCAACCATAGAAACGGAAAACGAGAAGAAAGAGGATTCTGTGGATAATCAAGAATCTGCCAAAGAGTGTATTGATCATGCTCCTTCAAAGGAACAAGAGCCTGTTtctaaggaaaaagaagaagactcGACGGATAAGGAAACTATCGTTGAAAAAGAGCAGACGGTATGCGTTAACGCAAACAATGTAGACAAAAGTAAAGAAGTCGAGGATGCCGATGAGAGCGATTTAAAATTGAGCCTCGAGGTCGAGGATACTTTAAAAGTACAGGAAGACAAGCCAAACGATAAAGATGTTAAAGACGAGCACACAGAAGAATGTTCTCCACCATCGAAGAACGATGCGATTGATAAAGAAGACTTGCAGAGCGAATCTCAAACAGACACAGAGAGTTATTCGGTTTTAGAATCAACGACATCGGAAGTATCCGAGGTATCTGAAATCGCGTCTCAAAATGATCCTGAGAAAGAGAAGAGGGAGAAAATCGTTAAGGATACAACTAAGGATACCACCAAGGATCTCACCAAGGATACTTCGTTCGTTTCGTACGATCCTTCGATAATGCTGAAGgatgtacaaattaaactaaacgaTTGCTTAAAGGAGAACTCAAAATTATTTGATACGAGTACCATCGAGCACAGTTCTCCGAGTCAGCCGTCGAAGGAGTCTTTTGGAAAAACACTGAGAAGCATTTCTGGTAGACGTTCCTTGAACAGAATGCGTTTCGTTACGATGCGAGAGCACAGATACTCCCCTAATGATTCACTGTTTGTTAACACGTCCACCGCGTCCATGCCAACGGATGATACGTCGGATTTTAAGATTCTACGTTACAGCACTGGCTTATCAGATGTCCTGTCCACGACTAACGGTAGCCCGACTGAAAGAAAACGTAAACACGATACCGAAGATTGGAATACCATGAAAAAACAGAGAACAGAAAGCGAGCAAAGTTTACTGCATACTTCTATCGACCTTCTGAAAGGCTTACGCAGGCCAATACAAGTATCTACTCCAGTTTCGGAGCTTAAGTTCCAGTCTGGAAAACTGAATCTGGGAAACGAGCAAGAGTCTAAGCAAGCCAACGAGGCTACGAAGAAGTGGTGCGCCATCATGTAA
- the LOC117610424 gene encoding vesicular integral-membrane protein VIP36 — MNVISCWILIASVLELVTAEWNTKDYMKREHSLIRPYQGSAMTIPYWDFMGSTMITNNYIRLTPDLQSKQGAIWNTVPCYVRNWELQVHFKVHGKGRDLFGDGFVIWYAKERMKSGPVFGNQDYFQGLAIILDTYSNHNGPHNHQHPYISAMVNNGSLHYDHDRDGTHTQLAGCEANFRNLEHDTHIAVRYERDTLTVSTDFANKAAWKECFSVKDIKLPTGYFFGISATTGDLSDNHDVLSIRLFQLDLPDDPKDQEDRSKILPSATYFDAPREHIDDPKQSALSKIMFFLLMLVCALALIACVVIGIMWYQKHQENSRKRFY; from the exons atgaatgtgATATCGTGTTGGATATTGATTGCAAGTGTTCTCGAATTAGTGACAGCAGAATGGAATACAAAAGATTATATGAAACGAGAACATTCTTTAATCAGACCGTATCAAG GGTCTGCAATGACGATACCTTATTGGGATTTCATGGGTAGTACAATGATAACAAATAACTATATAAGATTAACGCCAGATCTACAAAGTAAACAGGGTGCCATATGGAATACTGTT CCATGTTATGTAAGAAATTGGGAGCTTCAAGTTCACTTTAAAGTCCATGGAAAAGGAAGGGACTTATTTGGCGATGGTTTTGTTATTTGGTATGCAAAAGAGAGAATGAAATCTGGTCCTGTATTTGGAAATCAGGATTACTTCCAAGGATTAGCTATAATTTTAGATACCTACAGTAATCACAATGGTCCTCACAAT CATCAACATCCTTATATTTCTGCTATGGTCAATAATGGTTCTTTGCATTATGATCATGACCGTGATGGAACACATACACAACTTGCAGGTTGTGAAGCAaactttagaaatttagaacATGATACACATATAGCTGTACGATATGAAAGAGATACATTGACTG TTTCCACAGACTTTGCAAATAAGGCTGCATGGAAAGAGTGTTTCTCTGTAAAAGACATAAAGCTACCCACTGGTTATTTTTTCGGAATTTCCGCAACAACAGGAGATTTATCCGATAATCACGATGTATTATCGATTCGTTTATTTCAGTTAGACTTGCCAGATGAT ccAAAAGATCAGGAAGATAGGTCGAAGATTTTACCGTCAGCTACGTATTTTGATGCTCCTAGAG aacaTATTGATGATCCAAAGCAATCTGCCTTAAgcaaaataatgtttttcctCTTAATGCTTGTATGCGCACTTGCGTTAATCGCATGTGTTGTAATAGGAATTATGTGGTATCAAAAGCATCAggaaaatagtaggaaacgtttTTACTAA